One window of Actinomycetes bacterium genomic DNA carries:
- a CDS encoding MFS transporter → MSAAAQGVLGPRRRGLTLGIAGVVTAVAFEAMAVATAMPVAVSDLGGLGAYGWAFSGFLVASLFATVVAGETCDSRGPRIPLVGGMAVFTVGLVVAGTAVSMPGFVLGRMLQGLGAGGVVVAVYVVVGSAYPEDVRPRMFSVLSAAWILPALVGPSIAGVLTEHLSWRLVFLLVPFLGVPATLLILPRLAHLEPPGRGRRRAGRTRLALAVAAGAAALQVAGTRVDAWSVPLLVTGVALLLLALPRLLPGGALRLRRGLPTTVLMRGGLSGPFFGAGTFVPLLLVTQRGLTPTVAGVTLTVGSLGWSTGAWIQGRPTMLLPREALVRSGAILLVAGILAVATTLRGGVPVLVASVGWVLAGLGMGLGMASVSVASLRLAAPGDRGFVSAGMQLCDTLAATLTIALGSAIYAVGRDSYPTTTFALILCSMAVLAAVTALVAGRMRPPTAVVAEEPLVRARYRLRP, encoded by the coding sequence GTGAGCGCCGCGGCCCAGGGCGTCCTCGGGCCGCGGCGAAGGGGCCTCACCCTCGGCATCGCCGGCGTCGTGACGGCGGTCGCCTTCGAGGCGATGGCCGTGGCCACAGCGATGCCGGTGGCGGTGAGCGACCTGGGCGGGCTGGGGGCCTACGGCTGGGCCTTCTCCGGCTTCCTCGTCGCCTCGCTGTTCGCCACCGTCGTCGCCGGAGAGACATGCGACTCCCGCGGCCCGCGGATCCCGCTCGTCGGCGGGATGGCGGTCTTCACCGTGGGCCTCGTGGTCGCCGGCACCGCGGTGAGCATGCCCGGATTCGTGCTGGGCCGCATGCTGCAGGGGCTGGGCGCCGGCGGGGTCGTCGTGGCGGTGTACGTCGTCGTCGGGTCCGCCTATCCCGAGGACGTACGGCCACGGATGTTCAGCGTCCTTTCCGCCGCCTGGATCCTGCCCGCCCTCGTGGGCCCCTCCATCGCCGGCGTGCTGACCGAGCATCTGTCGTGGCGGCTGGTGTTCCTGCTGGTGCCCTTCCTCGGCGTCCCGGCGACCCTGCTCATCCTGCCGCGGCTGGCCCACCTGGAGCCGCCCGGGCGGGGCCGGCGCCGGGCCGGACGTACCAGGCTCGCGCTCGCGGTCGCGGCGGGCGCCGCGGCGCTCCAGGTGGCCGGGACCCGGGTCGACGCCTGGTCGGTGCCGCTGCTGGTCACCGGGGTCGCTCTGCTGCTGCTCGCCCTGCCCCGGCTGCTGCCGGGAGGGGCCCTTCGCCTTCGGCGCGGCCTGCCGACGACCGTGCTCATGCGTGGGGGGCTGTCCGGTCCGTTCTTCGGCGCCGGCACGTTCGTGCCGCTCCTGCTGGTCACCCAGCGCGGGCTGACCCCGACGGTGGCCGGGGTGACCCTCACCGTCGGGTCGCTCGGCTGGTCGACCGGTGCCTGGATCCAGGGCCGGCCCACCATGCTGCTGCCGCGCGAGGCGCTGGTCCGTTCCGGAGCCATCCTGCTGGTCGCGGGCATCCTCGCGGTGGCGACCACGCTCCGGGGCGGCGTCCCGGTCCTCGTGGCCAGCGTGGGCTGGGTGCTCGCCGGCCTCGGCATGGGCTTGGGCATGGCCTCGGTCTCGGTGGCGTCGCTGCGGCTGGCCGCGCCGGGCGACCGCGGCTTCGTCTCGGCGGGGATGCAGCTCTGCGACACCCTCGCCGCCACGCTGACCATCGCGCTCGGCTCCGCGATCTACGCGGTTGGTCGCGACTCGTACCCGACCACTACCTTCGCGCTGATCCTGTGCTCGATGGCCGTCCTGGCCGCGGTGACGGCGCTGGTCGCGGGCCGGATGCGGCCACCGACCGCCGTGGTCGCCGAGGAGCCGTTGGTGCGCGCTCGCTATCGTCTGCGCCCGTGA
- a CDS encoding amino acid ABC transporter ATP-binding protein, translating into MSEPLLHVDSVHKAFGTTAVLRGVSLDVERGGVVCLIGASGSGKSTLLRCINGLEPVDAGSIRVDDIDVTDYDVDLDAVRRRVGIVFQAYNLFPHLSVLENVCLAPRKVARRPSKQVQAQARELLSRFGLADKADDYPDRLSGGQQQRVAIVRALAMEPDLLLLDEVTSALDPELVGEVLEVIRDLARSGMTMVLATHEMGFAREVASEVVFLDGGVVCEQGPPAQFFAAPAQPRTQAFLRRVSEFGHL; encoded by the coding sequence ATGAGCGAGCCGCTGCTGCACGTCGACTCCGTGCACAAGGCGTTCGGCACGACGGCCGTCCTGCGCGGGGTCTCCCTCGACGTCGAGCGCGGGGGCGTCGTCTGCCTCATCGGTGCCTCCGGCTCCGGGAAGTCGACCCTCCTACGCTGCATCAACGGCCTGGAGCCGGTGGACGCGGGCAGCATCCGGGTCGACGACATCGACGTGACGGACTACGACGTCGACCTCGACGCGGTCCGCCGGCGGGTCGGGATCGTGTTCCAGGCGTACAACCTCTTCCCACACCTGTCCGTTCTGGAGAACGTCTGCCTGGCCCCGCGCAAGGTGGCCCGGCGCCCCTCGAAGCAGGTGCAGGCTCAGGCGAGGGAGTTGCTGTCCCGGTTCGGGCTGGCCGACAAGGCCGACGACTACCCGGACCGGCTCTCCGGCGGCCAGCAGCAGCGCGTCGCGATCGTGCGGGCCCTCGCCATGGAGCCCGACCTGCTGCTGCTCGACGAGGTGACCTCCGCGCTCGACCCGGAGCTGGTCGGTGAGGTGCTGGAGGTCATCCGGGACCTGGCCCGCTCGGGGATGACGATGGTGCTTGCCACCCACGAGATGGGCTTCGCCCGCGAGGTGGCGAGCGAGGTCGTCTTCCTCGACGGCGGGGTCGTGTGCGAGCAGGGCCCTCCGGCGCAGTTCTTCGCCGCGCCGGCGCAGCCACGTACCCAGGCGTTCCTGCGCAGGGTGAGTGAGTTCGGTCACCTCTGA
- a CDS encoding glycosyl hydrolase family 18 protein, producing MASLKSALAVGIAAVLVGVGLSSLSAPAQAQAQPRRIVSGWLPYWGTADAVASMQANADLMSDVGGFWHSALSSTVISDRVPDAQRAAIVAQAHAAHLRVYATVADGTPKGKMASILRSSTLRANQVHALVALAERGDYDGIDLDYESFAFHDGRSTWATTRPAWVQFVRQLSLALHRAGRTLAVTTPPIYDSARSDTSGFWVYDWHDIAPYVDRLRIMAYDYSVSSPGPIAPISWVRQIVAYAVTQVPAGRIQLGVPAYGRNWVVSSTAGCPTDNMPFTTAPTTRQAEALATQYGATKHWDASTAERSFTYRKVYAGHAADGSAAACTVTRKVVYDDAHAVLDRTELVARYHLAGVALWALGYEGAGQFTQLRTYARSVAKRTPVVSLYAGDTTYGRRIIVSGKVRSPGGTPVADLPWTLQWSRPGQSWQKVATGRTSATGTLSVSRLPRANGSYRLLVSGSWWYYPGSSAPNSSTVRLAVTAALSAGSVRHGHPVSLRGRVAPTEAGLLVDRQVRQGGAWVTVASTHTSSEGRFAFRVTPPRATWYAYRVVVHSDGYRSNGYSARLLLHAT from the coding sequence GTGGCTTCGCTGAAGAGCGCGCTGGCGGTGGGCATCGCCGCGGTTCTCGTCGGGGTCGGCCTCTCCTCCCTCAGCGCTCCCGCGCAGGCGCAGGCGCAGCCCCGCCGGATCGTCAGCGGCTGGTTGCCCTACTGGGGCACGGCCGATGCCGTGGCGAGCATGCAGGCCAACGCGGACCTGATGAGCGACGTCGGCGGGTTCTGGCACTCCGCCCTCAGCAGCACCGTCATCTCCGACCGCGTGCCCGATGCCCAGCGGGCGGCCATCGTGGCCCAGGCGCACGCCGCGCACCTGCGGGTCTACGCCACGGTCGCCGATGGCACCCCCAAGGGCAAGATGGCCTCGATCCTGCGCTCGAGCACGCTTCGGGCCAACCAGGTCCACGCCCTCGTCGCTCTCGCCGAGCGCGGCGACTACGACGGCATCGACCTGGACTACGAGAGCTTCGCCTTCCACGACGGCCGCTCGACCTGGGCGACTACGCGCCCTGCCTGGGTGCAGTTCGTCCGCCAGCTCTCTCTCGCGTTGCATCGAGCCGGCCGCACCCTCGCGGTCACCACCCCGCCCATCTACGACAGCGCCCGTAGCGACACCAGCGGGTTCTGGGTCTATGACTGGCACGACATCGCGCCCTACGTCGACCGGCTGCGCATCATGGCCTACGACTACTCGGTCTCCTCGCCCGGGCCGATCGCCCCGATCTCGTGGGTGCGCCAGATCGTGGCCTACGCCGTGACCCAGGTCCCCGCCGGCCGCATCCAGCTGGGTGTCCCGGCGTACGGCCGCAACTGGGTGGTCTCCTCGACGGCCGGGTGCCCGACGGACAACATGCCGTTCACAACGGCGCCGACCACGCGCCAGGCAGAGGCGCTGGCGACCCAGTACGGCGCCACGAAGCACTGGGACGCCTCGACCGCCGAGCGCTCGTTCACTTACCGCAAGGTCTATGCCGGTCACGCCGCGGACGGCAGCGCCGCCGCGTGCACGGTCACCCGCAAGGTCGTCTACGACGACGCCCACGCGGTCCTCGACCGGACCGAGCTCGTCGCGCGCTACCACCTCGCCGGCGTGGCGCTGTGGGCCCTCGGGTACGAGGGTGCTGGGCAGTTCACCCAGCTGCGCACCTACGCCCGGTCGGTCGCCAAGCGGACGCCCGTCGTCTCGCTGTACGCGGGGGACACCACGTACGGGCGCCGGATCATCGTCTCGGGCAAGGTCCGCAGCCCCGGCGGGACACCGGTCGCCGACCTGCCGTGGACGCTGCAGTGGTCACGGCCCGGGCAGAGCTGGCAGAAGGTGGCGACCGGCCGCACGTCGGCCACCGGGACGCTGTCCGTCAGTCGGCTGCCCCGTGCCAACGGCTCCTACCGGCTGCTCGTGTCCGGGTCGTGGTGGTACTACCCGGGAAGCAGCGCCCCGAACTCCTCCACCGTCAGGCTTGCCGTCACGGCGGCGCTCAGCGCCGGCTCGGTCCGCCACGGCCACCCGGTGTCGCTGCGGGGACGCGTCGCCCCGACCGAGGCGGGACTGCTCGTCGACCGCCAGGTCCGCCAGGGCGGGGCCTGGGTCACCGTGGCGAGCACGCACACCTCGAGCGAGGGTCGCTTCGCCTTCCGGGTGACCCCGCCCCGGGCCACCTGGTACGCCTACCGTGTCGTGGTCCACTCCGACGGCTACCGCTCGAACGGATACTCCGCACGCCTGCTCCTGCACGCCACCTGA
- a CDS encoding DUF3039 domain-containing protein, whose translation MSETRTPLASTEGPAAEPVGGGAGTILEEDRRLVPTDEGDHDRFAHYAPRDKIVEAMVTGTPIVALCGKVWVPSRDPNRYPVCPTCKEIFESLPPGDEGSGEE comes from the coding sequence ATGTCCGAGACGCGCACGCCGCTGGCTTCGACCGAGGGCCCGGCGGCCGAGCCGGTGGGTGGCGGCGCCGGGACCATCCTCGAGGAGGATCGCCGGCTCGTCCCGACCGACGAGGGGGACCACGACCGGTTCGCTCACTACGCGCCCAGGGACAAGATCGTCGAGGCGATGGTGACGGGAACGCCGATCGTCGCGCTCTGCGGCAAGGTGTGGGTGCCGAGCCGGGACCCCAACCGCTATCCCGTCTGCCCCACCTGCAAGGAGATCTTCGAGTCGCTCCCGCCGGGCGACGAAGGGTCCGGCGAGGAGTGA
- a CDS encoding transporter substrate-binding domain-containing protein yields MNPNRRALRVPLGLLAVACLGLAGCSTASSAGSSGATSQGTSAAASTGSSGSTPATSTSAAGSASSSCSPDTLKTRTSGVLTVGTDKPAYPPYFENNNPANGKGFESAVAYAVAKQLGYATNQVKWVVVPFNSSYQPGPKRFDFDINEISITPQRAKVVDFSDGYYNVNQAVIALKGGKADGVTTIEGLKKLKFGVQVGTTSLQTIQDIVKPTQQPSVFNDTDAATKALKNGQVDAIVVDLPTAFYITGAELDNGIIVGQFPAPAKGEQFGLLMQKGSPILTCVNQAVAAIKSSGELQQITDKWLGAGAGVVTFS; encoded by the coding sequence GTGAATCCGAATCGACGTGCGCTTCGTGTCCCTCTCGGCCTGCTGGCCGTGGCCTGTCTCGGCCTGGCGGGCTGCTCCACCGCCAGCAGCGCGGGGTCGTCGGGTGCGACCTCCCAGGGGACATCCGCGGCAGCCTCGACCGGCTCGTCCGGGTCCACGCCCGCCACGTCCACGTCGGCGGCCGGGTCGGCGTCGTCGTCCTGCAGCCCTGACACCTTGAAGACCAGGACCAGCGGTGTGCTGACCGTCGGCACCGACAAGCCGGCCTACCCCCCGTACTTCGAGAACAACAACCCGGCCAACGGCAAGGGCTTCGAGTCGGCCGTCGCCTACGCGGTGGCCAAGCAGCTCGGCTACGCCACGAACCAGGTCAAGTGGGTCGTCGTTCCCTTCAACAGCTCCTACCAGCCCGGGCCGAAGCGCTTCGACTTCGACATCAACGAGATCTCGATCACCCCGCAGCGGGCCAAGGTCGTGGACTTCAGCGACGGCTACTACAACGTCAACCAGGCGGTCATCGCGCTCAAGGGCGGCAAGGCCGACGGCGTCACGACGATCGAGGGGCTGAAGAAGCTCAAGTTCGGCGTCCAGGTCGGCACGACCAGCCTGCAGACGATCCAAGACATCGTGAAGCCCACGCAGCAGCCCAGTGTCTTCAACGACACCGACGCCGCGACCAAGGCGCTGAAGAACGGGCAGGTCGACGCGATCGTCGTGGACCTGCCCACCGCCTTCTACATCACCGGTGCCGAGCTGGACAACGGGATCATCGTCGGCCAGTTCCCGGCGCCGGCCAAGGGCGAGCAGTTCGGCCTCCTCATGCAGAAGGGCAGCCCGATCCTCACCTGTGTGAACCAGGCCGTCGCGGCGATCAAGTCGAGCGGTGAGCTGCAGCAGATCACCGACAAGTGGCTCGGCGCCGGGGCCGGGGTCGTCACCTTCTCGTGA
- a CDS encoding transporter substrate-binding domain-containing protein — protein MTTPGNRRRALAACLVAVVVGAVALAGCEAPSGAIAGSAEADQTQGQSELPSSSAPGVSSALSCSPDSLTTKVEHELTFATSTPAEPPYFEDNNPGNGKGFESALAYALAHQLGFHDTDVVWDTVAASDLTSSASQPFDIGIGQLPITVAAARSVDFSHAYYLVNQSVLARTGGPAAAVRTTAGLRTLRLGARAASAGMATIRRDVRPSRAPRAYPSVAAAERALQAGRVDAVVVDLPTAFALASAGSGLVVTGSFPTPETGTQWGMTLERDSPILACVDQALDALATSGRLAAITQRWLGRGAGLAAFS, from the coding sequence GTGACGACGCCGGGGAACCGCCGCCGCGCCCTCGCGGCGTGCCTGGTGGCAGTGGTGGTCGGCGCGGTCGCGCTGGCCGGGTGCGAGGCGCCCAGCGGCGCCATTGCCGGCAGCGCGGAGGCCGACCAGACGCAGGGGCAGTCCGAGTTGCCCTCCTCGAGCGCGCCGGGCGTGTCGTCCGCGCTGTCGTGCTCCCCGGACAGCCTCACGACCAAGGTGGAGCACGAGCTCACCTTCGCGACGTCGACCCCGGCCGAGCCGCCGTACTTCGAGGACAACAACCCAGGAAACGGCAAGGGCTTCGAGTCGGCGCTCGCGTACGCCCTCGCGCACCAGCTCGGCTTCCATGACACCGACGTCGTGTGGGACACCGTGGCCGCCTCCGACCTGACGTCCAGCGCGTCGCAGCCGTTCGACATCGGCATCGGCCAGCTGCCCATCACGGTGGCCGCGGCGCGCAGCGTCGACTTCAGCCACGCCTACTACCTCGTCAACCAGAGCGTGCTGGCGCGAACCGGCGGTCCTGCCGCGGCGGTCCGCACCACGGCCGGGCTGCGCACGCTGCGGCTCGGCGCTCGCGCCGCCTCCGCCGGGATGGCCACCATCCGCCGTGACGTGCGCCCCAGCCGCGCGCCACGTGCCTACCCGAGTGTCGCGGCCGCCGAGCGGGCGCTTCAGGCCGGGCGGGTGGACGCGGTCGTCGTCGATCTCCCGACCGCCTTCGCCCTGGCGAGCGCAGGGTCCGGCCTGGTCGTGACCGGGTCGTTCCCGACACCCGAGACCGGCACCCAGTGGGGCATGACGCTCGAGCGCGACAGCCCGATCCTGGCCTGCGTGGACCAGGCCCTCGACGCCCTCGCCACCTCCGGGCGCCTCGCGGCGATCACCCAGCGCTGGCTCGGCCGCGGCGCCGGGCTCGCCGCCTTCTCCTGA
- a CDS encoding heavy metal-associated domain-containing protein has protein sequence MSDVAANRYELLVAGMTCSHCVSAVREELGAIGSVESVDIELGDADRPSRATVRARRTLSDEELTKAVAEAGYALAAPIRS, from the coding sequence ATGAGCGACGTCGCAGCCAACCGCTACGAGCTTCTCGTGGCGGGGATGACGTGCTCGCACTGCGTGTCGGCGGTGCGAGAGGAGTTGGGCGCGATCGGATCGGTCGAGTCCGTCGACATCGAGCTCGGGGACGCCGACCGGCCCTCGCGGGCCACGGTGCGGGCTCGTCGCACCCTCTCCGACGAGGAGCTCACCAAGGCGGTCGCCGAGGCGGGCTACGCCCTGGCGGCCCCGATCCGCTCCTAG
- a CDS encoding DUF5134 domain-containing protein, whose product MSASSWIPTWSALLWTAAYTWVLAVHLRHSVGMAGRRRLWHATHVLMALGMIDMFWPGGAMVVGPALPEVVYLAAACGVLVLVVGDARRHRRSTVVWPLTAVDLLAMAYMFAIPQHGDAVLSTVLAAWFAIEAIAWAAGPLAHAAERAGVGWPEPEAGAALPARPVVAVGAAGPALVARTEPAVSQGHHERLDSRVVRATLSLMSLGMGYMILAMQFGMASMSMHGMSGM is encoded by the coding sequence ATGAGCGCGAGCTCGTGGATCCCCACGTGGTCCGCGCTCCTGTGGACCGCTGCTTACACCTGGGTGCTCGCCGTCCACCTGCGACACAGCGTGGGGATGGCCGGGCGACGGCGCCTGTGGCACGCGACCCACGTGCTCATGGCCCTTGGCATGATCGACATGTTCTGGCCCGGTGGCGCCATGGTCGTCGGCCCCGCACTGCCGGAGGTGGTCTACCTCGCCGCCGCGTGTGGCGTCTTGGTCCTCGTCGTCGGTGACGCACGCCGGCACCGACGTAGCACGGTGGTCTGGCCGCTCACCGCGGTCGACCTGCTCGCCATGGCCTACATGTTCGCCATTCCCCAGCACGGCGACGCCGTGCTGTCGACCGTCCTGGCCGCCTGGTTCGCGATCGAGGCGATCGCCTGGGCCGCCGGCCCGCTCGCCCACGCCGCCGAGCGGGCGGGAGTCGGTTGGCCCGAGCCGGAGGCCGGGGCAGCTCTGCCCGCGCGCCCGGTCGTGGCCGTGGGGGCGGCCGGGCCGGCGCTGGTCGCGCGGACTGAGCCGGCCGTCAGCCAGGGCCATCATGAGCGCCTGGACAGCCGAGTCGTGCGCGCGACCCTGTCGCTGATGAGCCTGGGCATGGGCTACATGATCCTGGCCATGCAGTTCGGGATGGCCAGTATGTCCATGCACGGCATGAGCGGCATGTGA
- a CDS encoding amino acid ABC transporter permease: MTPAAADLPYVDPERQDHLRRRARRDAGIASLSTVVALALIVWGVTSAPGWPAVKEQFFSPSEFKASFPSVLRGFLLNVKLFCVAEVLILVVALGIALLRGLRAPVFLPFRLLAALFVDVFRGVPTLLLVFLFGFGIPALQIQGLTSSVTVWGTVALVVSYSAYVSEVYRAGIESVHPSQRAAARSLGLSSFQTMRHVVLPQAVRRVLPPLLNDFVSLQKDTALVAVLGPIEALRAAQIYESSDFNSTPLVAAALLFIAITIPLARVTDRLLARERERQTIGVR; the protein is encoded by the coding sequence GTGACCCCGGCCGCGGCCGACCTGCCGTACGTCGACCCGGAGCGCCAGGACCACCTGCGGCGGCGGGCTCGACGCGACGCCGGGATCGCGTCGCTGTCCACCGTGGTGGCGCTGGCGCTCATCGTCTGGGGTGTCACCTCCGCCCCCGGCTGGCCCGCCGTGAAGGAGCAGTTCTTCTCGCCCTCGGAGTTCAAGGCGTCCTTCCCCAGCGTGCTGCGCGGCTTCTTGCTCAACGTGAAGCTTTTCTGCGTCGCGGAGGTGCTCATCCTCGTCGTGGCCCTCGGCATCGCCCTGCTGCGCGGGCTCCGGGCGCCGGTGTTCCTGCCGTTCCGGCTGCTCGCAGCCCTGTTCGTGGACGTCTTCCGAGGGGTGCCCACCCTGCTGCTGGTGTTCCTCTTCGGGTTCGGCATCCCGGCGCTGCAGATCCAGGGCCTCACCTCCTCGGTGACCGTCTGGGGAACCGTCGCGCTCGTCGTCTCCTACAGCGCCTACGTCTCCGAGGTCTACCGAGCCGGGATCGAGTCGGTGCACCCGAGCCAGCGCGCGGCGGCCCGCTCGCTCGGCCTCAGCTCGTTCCAGACGATGCGTCACGTGGTCCTCCCCCAGGCGGTCCGCCGGGTGCTGCCGCCGCTGCTCAACGACTTCGTCTCGCTGCAGAAGGACACTGCTCTCGTCGCGGTGCTGGGGCCGATCGAGGCGCTGCGGGCCGCCCAGATCTATGAGAGCTCCGACTTCAACTCCACCCCCCTCGTCGCCGCCGCTCTTCTGTTCATCGCGATCACGATCCCGCTGGCCCGGGTCACCGACCGGCTGCTCGCGCGGGAGCGGGAGCGCCAGACCATCGGGGTGCGATGA
- a CDS encoding YcnI family protein, protein MIHITPRRAALVATITAAIVVLPAVAASAHVTVSAPGATQGGTDQEITFRVPVEKDVDTVGLKVALPTDTPIADILVEPVPGWTHTEKTITLKTPIVTDDGNITEAVSEVDWAATPGHGLTPGEFGAFTVIAGLLPKTPTLTFKAIQVYADGSQVDWTQTEAPGSTAELDNPAPVLALAPAATTSGSTTSSASPLASEAASSEASTGAASSGGSGSSSTSTWALVLSVLALVAALAALGVVAARTRARRA, encoded by the coding sequence ATGATCCACATCACGCCACGACGTGCTGCTCTCGTCGCCACGATCACGGCCGCGATCGTCGTGCTGCCGGCCGTGGCAGCTTCCGCCCATGTCACGGTCAGCGCGCCCGGAGCGACCCAGGGGGGAACCGACCAGGAGATCACGTTCCGGGTACCGGTGGAGAAGGACGTGGACACCGTGGGGCTCAAGGTCGCCCTTCCGACGGATACACCGATCGCCGACATCCTCGTGGAGCCCGTCCCCGGCTGGACTCACACGGAGAAGACCATCACCTTGAAGACTCCCATCGTCACTGACGACGGCAACATCACCGAGGCCGTCTCCGAGGTGGACTGGGCAGCCACGCCCGGACACGGCCTGACGCCAGGCGAGTTCGGCGCGTTCACGGTGATCGCCGGCCTGCTGCCGAAGACCCCGACGTTGACCTTCAAGGCGATCCAGGTCTACGCCGACGGGTCGCAGGTCGACTGGACACAGACTGAAGCTCCGGGGAGCACGGCAGAGCTGGACAACCCGGCTCCCGTGCTGGCCCTCGCCCCCGCGGCCACGACCAGTGGCTCGACGACGTCCTCCGCGAGCCCGCTGGCATCCGAAGCGGCGTCTTCCGAGGCCTCGACCGGAGCGGCTTCCTCCGGCGGCAGCGGGTCCTCCAGCACGTCGACGTGGGCACTGGTGCTCAGCGTTCTCGCCCTGGTCGCAGCGCTCGCCGCACTGGGGGTGGTGGCCGCCAGGACCCGGGCACGGCGAGCGTGA
- a CDS encoding aminotransferase class V-fold PLP-dependent enzyme, producing MQTPYGARRVTYADYTASGRGLSFVEDFVRHEVLPRYANTHTESSGTGLQTTRLREDARRIIHDAVNGDDDTVVLFAGSGSTGAIDKLIGILNLRLPADLDARWQLSSHIPREQRPVVLIGPFEHHSNELPWRESIADVVVIPEDVDGHIDKARLEDALRAYAHRPLRIGSFSAASNVTGIVSDAHAISALLHEHGALAFWDYAAAGPYVDIEVNPRCEAHPLAYKDAVFLSPHKFIGGPGTPGVLVVRRELLTNSVPDVVGGGTVAYVNPAEHVYLSDPVHREEGGTPAIIDSIRAGLVFQLKEAVGVEVIRAHEEDMLRRAVEAWHTHPCIEVLGNLEAERLSIVSFVVRRPGGRYLHHNLVVAILNDVFGIQSRGGCSCAGPYGHRLLGIDLERSHEFERAITAGCEGIKPGWVRVSFNYFVSEAVFHYVVEAVALVADEGWRLMPDYRFDAVSGRWRHRDGAVEPPLRLHQVSYSADGAMTYPHTHAVADESVLEQHLADARALFASRAGDVVTAGADELLERLGPDVEALRWFELPSVCLEP from the coding sequence ATGCAGACCCCGTACGGCGCTCGGCGGGTGACCTACGCGGACTACACCGCCAGCGGGCGCGGCCTGTCCTTCGTGGAGGACTTCGTCCGGCACGAGGTCCTGCCGCGCTACGCCAACACGCACACCGAGTCCAGCGGCACCGGGCTGCAGACCACCCGGCTGCGCGAGGACGCTCGGCGGATCATCCACGACGCGGTCAACGGCGACGACGACACGGTCGTGCTCTTCGCCGGGTCCGGGAGCACCGGGGCGATCGACAAGCTGATCGGCATCCTCAACCTGCGGCTCCCGGCCGACCTCGACGCGCGCTGGCAGCTGTCGTCGCACATCCCGCGCGAGCAACGGCCCGTCGTCCTCATCGGGCCGTTCGAGCACCACAGCAACGAGCTGCCGTGGCGGGAGTCGATCGCCGACGTCGTGGTGATCCCCGAGGATGTCGACGGGCACATCGACAAGGCACGCCTGGAGGATGCGCTGCGCGCGTACGCCCACCGGCCCCTGCGCATCGGCAGCTTCAGCGCCGCGAGCAACGTCACAGGGATCGTCAGCGACGCCCACGCGATCTCGGCCCTGCTGCACGAGCACGGCGCGCTCGCGTTCTGGGACTACGCGGCGGCCGGCCCGTACGTCGACATCGAGGTCAACCCGCGCTGCGAGGCGCACCCCCTCGCCTACAAGGACGCCGTCTTCCTCTCACCGCACAAGTTCATCGGCGGTCCGGGCACGCCGGGGGTCCTCGTCGTCCGTCGCGAGCTGTTGACGAACTCGGTGCCCGACGTCGTGGGTGGCGGCACCGTCGCCTACGTGAACCCGGCCGAGCACGTCTACCTGAGCGATCCGGTGCACCGCGAGGAGGGCGGCACGCCCGCCATCATCGACTCGATCCGTGCCGGCCTCGTCTTCCAGCTCAAGGAAGCCGTCGGGGTCGAGGTGATCCGCGCCCACGAGGAGGACATGCTGCGCCGCGCGGTCGAGGCGTGGCACACCCATCCCTGCATCGAGGTGCTCGGCAACCTCGAGGCCGAGCGCCTGTCCATCGTGTCCTTCGTCGTCCGCCGTCCCGGCGGTCGCTATCTGCACCACAACCTCGTCGTGGCCATCCTCAACGACGTCTTCGGGATCCAGTCGCGCGGCGGGTGCTCGTGCGCAGGGCCGTACGGCCACCGGCTGCTCGGCATCGACCTCGAACGCAGCCACGAGTTCGAGCGCGCGATCACCGCCGGCTGCGAGGGCATCAAGCCCGGCTGGGTGCGCGTGAGCTTCAACTACTTCGTCAGCGAGGCGGTCTTCCACTACGTGGTCGAAGCGGTGGCCCTCGTCGCCGACGAGGGCTGGCGGCTCATGCCCGACTACCGCTTCGACGCGGTGTCGGGTCGCTGGCGGCATCGCGACGGAGCGGTCGAACCGCCCCTGCGGCTGCACCAGGTGAGCTACTCCGCTGACGGCGCCATGACCTACCCGCACACCCATGCCGTTGCCGACGAGTCGGTGCTCGAGCAGCACCTCGCCGACGCCAGGGCCCTGTTCGCCTCGCGAGCCGGGGACGTCGTCACGGCCGGCGCGGACGAGCTCCTCGAGCGGCTCGGGCCGGACGTCGAGGCCTTGCGCTGGTTCGAGCTCCCCTCGGTCTGCCTCGAGCCCTAG